A section of the Streptomyces sp. Je 1-369 genome encodes:
- the hpf gene encoding ribosome hibernation-promoting factor, HPF/YfiA family, producing MDIVVKGRKTEVPERFRKHVAEKLKLDKIQKLDGKVISLDVEVSKETNPRQADRSDRVEITLRGRGPVIRAEASAADPYAALDLATAKLDARLRKQHEKRHNRRGNGRLSAAEVTERVPEAASFNGDGSIARDEEPDGVPVKRIGSLEIQGEGPLVVREKSHVAAPMSLDQALYEMELVGHDFYLFVDSESKEPSVVYRRHAYDYGVIRLNTDPMVAKVESGGGGGALGG from the coding sequence GTGGACATCGTCGTCAAGGGCCGCAAGACCGAGGTGCCCGAGCGGTTCCGCAAGCACGTGGCCGAGAAGCTGAAGCTGGACAAGATCCAGAAGCTCGACGGCAAGGTGATCAGCCTCGACGTCGAGGTGTCCAAGGAAACCAACCCGCGACAGGCCGACCGTTCCGACCGGGTGGAGATCACCCTCCGCGGGCGCGGACCCGTGATCCGCGCGGAGGCCTCGGCAGCCGATCCCTACGCGGCGCTCGACCTGGCCACCGCCAAGCTCGACGCACGACTGCGCAAGCAGCACGAGAAGCGCCACAACCGGCGTGGCAACGGCAGGCTTTCGGCCGCCGAGGTCACCGAGCGCGTCCCGGAGGCTGCGTCCTTCAACGGGGACGGCTCCATCGCGCGCGACGAAGAGCCGGACGGCGTCCCGGTCAAGAGGATCGGCTCTCTCGAGATCCAGGGCGAAGGACCCCTCGTGGTCCGCGAGAAGTCGCACGTAGCGGCACCCATGTCGCTCGACCAGGCGCTCTACGAGATGGAACTGGTCGGACACGACTTCTACTTGTTCGTCGACTCCGAATCCAAGGAACCCAGCGTCGTCTACCGACGGCACGCGTACGACTACGGCGTCATCCGCCTGAACACCGACCCCATGGTCGCCAAGGTCGAGTCGGGTGGCGGAGGCGGGGCCCTCGGCGGCTGA
- a CDS encoding LpqB family beta-propeller domain-containing protein: protein MGADHEGRRGRRAGRGRPLRTGLLLGSCGALLAGCASMPDSGNLKSVDASQRPDSQSQVRVYAMPPREGARPIEIVQGFLEALTSDDPQFAMARKYLTKNASRDWDPEESTTVLADGPNTDAGNAGNEGDGSRRYSLTGRQVARVDAQHAYRPEDAAYTQSVHLSQNGGPGGNEWRIDKPPPGVVLGESDFQRIYRSVNKYYFAGPTGAGVSGRTGLVADPVYIRQRIDPLTQTVKTLLEGPTNWLRPVVLSSFRSGTELKDPDKSLTLDDQNRLTVQLNSRSDGTGQTKCKEMAAQLLFTLRDLTPSGVEQVTLQRSNGSMLCVLSQERAETVAAHPSTDRPGYQYFVDEKRRLVRMSANLGGSDDPEPVTGALGTGDQPLRSAAVSRDEQRAAGVSLDGKSLYTGSLLADDPLGKVRLRSKAKSEKDRLSTPSWDGRGNLWVADRDPKRPRLLWLEQGSGEPVEVEVPALDGHIRAVRVSADGVRIAFLVEKDHKTSLWIGRADRDARKGERPEISVLDPTPAAPQMEEVTAMSWAGGSRLVVVGRETGGVQQIRYVQCDGSMLPGTTLPGLTGVQEVAASEDERQPLVAHSDDGIVRLPTGSQWQTVVKEGLAPVYPG from the coding sequence GTGGGCGCTGATCACGAAGGGCGGCGTGGCCGCCGTGCGGGCCGCGGACGTCCGCTGCGCACCGGACTGCTGCTGGGGAGCTGCGGGGCGCTCCTGGCGGGCTGTGCCTCGATGCCGGACAGCGGGAACCTGAAGTCCGTCGACGCCTCACAGCGGCCGGACTCGCAGTCGCAGGTCCGTGTCTACGCGATGCCGCCGCGCGAGGGCGCCCGGCCCATAGAGATCGTGCAGGGCTTCCTTGAGGCCCTGACCAGTGATGATCCGCAGTTTGCGATGGCGCGCAAGTATCTGACGAAGAACGCGTCGCGGGACTGGGACCCGGAGGAGTCCACGACGGTGCTCGCCGACGGTCCGAACACGGACGCGGGCAACGCGGGCAACGAGGGTGACGGCAGCCGCCGCTACTCCCTGACCGGTCGGCAGGTCGCGCGGGTCGACGCCCAGCACGCGTACCGGCCCGAGGACGCGGCGTACACGCAGTCCGTGCACCTCAGCCAGAACGGCGGCCCGGGCGGGAACGAGTGGCGGATCGACAAGCCGCCGCCCGGTGTGGTGCTCGGGGAGTCGGATTTCCAGCGGATCTACCGGTCCGTCAACAAGTACTACTTCGCGGGGCCCACCGGGGCGGGTGTGAGCGGCCGGACGGGGCTCGTCGCGGATCCCGTGTACATCCGCCAGCGCATCGACCCGTTGACGCAGACGGTGAAGACGCTGCTTGAGGGGCCGACGAACTGGTTGCGGCCGGTGGTGCTTTCGAGTTTCCGTAGCGGTACGGAGCTCAAGGACCCGGACAAATCGCTGACGCTGGACGACCAGAACCGGTTGACCGTGCAGTTGAACAGCCGGTCCGACGGTACCGGGCAGACGAAGTGCAAGGAGATGGCGGCTCAGCTGCTGTTCACGCTGAGGGACCTGACGCCTTCGGGGGTCGAGCAGGTGACGTTGCAGCGGTCCAACGGGTCGATGCTCTGTGTTCTGAGTCAGGAGCGCGCCGAGACCGTCGCGGCCCACCCGAGTACGGACCGGCCGGGTTACCAGTACTTCGTCGACGAGAAGCGTCGGCTGGTGCGGATGTCGGCCAACCTCGGGGGTTCGGACGACCCCGAGCCGGTGACGGGTGCCCTCGGCACCGGTGACCAGCCGCTGCGCTCGGCCGCGGTCTCGCGTGACGAGCAGCGTGCGGCCGGGGTGTCCCTCGACGGCAAGTCGCTGTACACGGGGTCGCTGCTCGCCGACGACCCGCTCGGCAAGGTGCGGCTGCGCAGCAAGGCGAAGTCGGAGAAGGACCGTCTCTCCACGCCCAGTTGGGACGGCAGGGGCAACCTGTGGGTGGCCGACCGGGACCCGAAGCGGCCCCGGCTGCTCTGGCTCGAACAGGGCTCGGGTGAGCCGGTCGAGGTCGAGGTGCCCGCTCTGGACGGGCACATCCGGGCGGTGCGGGTGTCCGCCGACGGCGTGCGCATCGCCTTCCTGGTGGAGAAGGATCACAAGACGTCCCTGTGGATCGGCCGTGCCGACCGGGATGCGCGCAAGGGGGAGCGGCCCGAGATCTCCGTCCTCGACCCGACACCGGCGGCGCCCCAGATGGAGGAGGTCACGGCCATGTCGTGGGCGGGCGGCAGCAGGCTCGTGGTGGTCGGGCGGGAGACCGGCGGGGTCCAGCAGATCCGGTACGTCCAGTGCGACGGTTCGATGCTTCCTGGCACGACGCTGCCCGGTCTGACCGGTGTCCAGGAGGTCGCGGCGTCCGAGGACGAGCGGCAGCCGTTGGTGGCGCACTCGGACGACGGGATCGTGCGGCTGCCGACGGGGTCGCAGTGGCAGACGGTCGTGAAGGAAGGGCTGGCGCCGGTCTATCCGGGGTGA
- a CDS encoding GNAT family N-acetyltransferase yields MEPVTLTTERLFLRAFAPEDTDETYAACQDPDIQRWTTVPSPYTRVDADDFINRMVPDDWRDDIEYTFAVRPREGGPLLAAASLHHPRSGTWEVGYWTAKEHRGRGYMTETVLALARWAFTELRCTRLEWRAEVGNTGSRAVAERAGFTVEGVHRAGLLNRGTLRDCWVGSLLPSDIGVRSPHPYLPARDLPARDLPAGDLPAKAGGTGAGI; encoded by the coding sequence ATGGAGCCCGTCACTCTCACCACCGAACGTCTGTTCCTGCGCGCCTTCGCGCCCGAGGACACCGACGAGACCTACGCGGCCTGCCAGGACCCGGACATCCAGCGCTGGACGACCGTCCCGTCGCCGTACACGCGCGTGGACGCCGACGACTTCATCAACCGCATGGTCCCGGACGACTGGCGCGACGACATCGAGTACACCTTCGCCGTACGCCCCCGGGAGGGCGGCCCGCTGCTCGCCGCCGCCAGCCTGCACCACCCGCGTTCGGGCACCTGGGAGGTCGGCTACTGGACGGCCAAGGAGCACCGCGGCCGCGGCTACATGACGGAGACCGTCCTCGCCCTCGCCCGCTGGGCGTTCACGGAGCTGCGCTGCACCCGCCTGGAGTGGCGCGCCGAGGTCGGCAACACGGGCTCGCGGGCCGTCGCGGAAAGGGCCGGGTTCACCGTGGAGGGCGTGCACCGCGCGGGCCTGCTCAACAGGGGCACGCTCCGTGACTGCTGGGTCGGCTCGCTGCTCCCCTCGGACATCGGCGTGCGGTCCCCGCACCCGTACCTGCCCGCGAGAGACCTACCGGCACGGGACCTGCCCGCGGGAGACCTGCCCGCGAAGGCGGGCGGGACCGGCGCGGGGATCTGA
- the secA gene encoding preprotein translocase subunit SecA: protein MSVLSKIMRAGEGKILRKLHRIADQVNSIEEDFVSLSDAELRALTQEYKERYADGETLDDLLPEAFATVREAAKRVLGQRHYDVQMMGGAALHMGYVAEMKTGEGKTLVGTLPAYLNALSGKGVHLITVNDYLAERDSEMMGRVHKFLGLEVGCILANMTPAQRREQYACDITYGTNNEFGFDYLRDNMAWSQDELVQRGHNFAIVDEVDSILVDEARTPLIISGPADQATKWYGDFAKLVTRLTKGEPGNQLKGIEETGDYEVDEKKRTVAIHESGVGKVEDWLGIDNLYESVNTPLVGYLNNAIKAKELFKKDKDYVVIDGEVMIVDEHTGRILAGRRYNEGMHQAIEAKEGVDIKDENQTLATITLQNFFRLYKREGYDSGLSGMTGTAMTEAAEFHQIYKLGVVPIPTNRPMVRADQSDLIYRTEVAKFAAVVDDIAEKHEKGQPILVGTTSVEKSEYLSQQLSKRGVQHEVLNAKQHDREATIVAQAGRKGAVTVATNMAGRGTDIKLGGNPDDLAEAELRQRGLDPVEHVEEWAAALPAALEKAERSVKAEFEEVKELGGLYVLGTERHESRRIDNQLRGRSGRQGDPGESRFYLSLGDDLMRLFKAQMVERVMSMANVPDDVPIENKMVTRAIASAQSQVEQQNFETRKNVLKYDEVLNRQREVIYGERRRVLEGEDLQEQITHFMDDTIDAYISAETAEGFAEEWDLDRLWGAFKQLYPVKVTVEELEEDAGDRAGLTAEFISESIKEDIHEQYEAREAQLGSDIMRELERRVVLSVLDRKWREHLYEMDYLQEGIGLRAMAQKDPLVEYQREGFDMFNAMMEGIKEESVGYLFNLEVQVEQQVEEVPVDDAAPSLSKGGVQDAVPAGAGAGSGGSRPEIHAKGLEAPQRPDRLHFQAPNAEGGVDEGDFVTDGSEVRSESDGMTRAERRKAQKGGRRRKK, encoded by the coding sequence GTGTCCGTCCTCTCGAAGATCATGCGTGCAGGCGAAGGCAAGATCCTGCGCAAGCTGCACCGCATCGCGGACCAGGTCAACTCCATCGAAGAGGACTTCGTCAGCCTCTCCGACGCCGAGCTGCGCGCGCTGACCCAGGAGTACAAGGAGCGTTACGCCGACGGCGAGACGCTCGACGACCTGCTGCCCGAGGCCTTCGCGACGGTCCGCGAGGCCGCCAAGCGCGTCCTCGGCCAGCGGCACTACGACGTCCAGATGATGGGCGGCGCCGCGCTGCACATGGGCTATGTCGCGGAGATGAAGACCGGTGAGGGCAAGACCCTCGTCGGCACCCTGCCGGCGTATCTGAACGCCCTGTCCGGCAAGGGCGTCCACCTGATCACGGTCAACGACTACCTGGCCGAGCGCGACTCCGAGATGATGGGCCGCGTCCACAAGTTCCTGGGCCTCGAGGTCGGCTGCATCCTGGCCAACATGACGCCGGCCCAGCGCCGCGAGCAGTACGCCTGCGACATCACGTACGGCACGAACAACGAGTTCGGCTTCGACTACCTCCGCGACAACATGGCGTGGTCCCAGGACGAGCTCGTCCAGCGCGGCCACAACTTCGCGATCGTCGACGAGGTCGACTCGATCCTCGTCGACGAGGCCCGTACGCCGCTGATCATCTCCGGCCCCGCCGACCAGGCCACCAAGTGGTACGGCGACTTCGCCAAGCTGGTGACCCGCCTCACCAAGGGTGAGCCCGGCAACCAGCTCAAGGGCATCGAGGAGACCGGGGACTACGAGGTCGACGAGAAGAAGCGCACCGTCGCCATCCACGAGTCCGGTGTCGGCAAGGTCGAGGACTGGCTCGGCATCGACAACCTGTACGAGTCGGTGAACACGCCTCTGGTGGGTTACCTGAACAACGCCATCAAGGCGAAGGAACTCTTCAAGAAGGACAAGGACTACGTCGTCATCGACGGCGAAGTCATGATCGTCGACGAGCACACCGGCCGTATCCTCGCCGGCCGCCGCTACAACGAGGGCATGCACCAGGCGATCGAGGCGAAGGAAGGGGTGGACATCAAGGACGAGAACCAGACGCTCGCCACGATCACCCTCCAGAACTTCTTCCGTCTCTACAAGCGCGAAGGCTACGACAGCGGCCTCTCCGGCATGACCGGTACGGCCATGACCGAGGCCGCCGAGTTCCACCAGATCTACAAGCTGGGCGTCGTGCCGATCCCGACGAACCGGCCCATGGTCCGCGCCGACCAGTCCGACCTGATCTACCGCACCGAGGTCGCGAAGTTCGCCGCCGTCGTCGACGACATCGCGGAGAAGCACGAGAAGGGGCAGCCGATCCTGGTCGGCACCACCTCCGTGGAGAAGTCGGAGTACCTCTCCCAGCAGTTGTCGAAGCGCGGCGTCCAGCACGAGGTGCTGAACGCGAAGCAGCACGACCGAGAGGCGACCATCGTCGCCCAGGCCGGCCGCAAGGGCGCCGTCACCGTCGCCACGAACATGGCGGGACGAGGCACCGACATCAAGCTCGGCGGCAACCCCGACGACCTCGCCGAGGCGGAGCTGCGCCAGCGCGGCCTCGACCCCGTCGAGCACGTCGAGGAGTGGGCCGCGGCGCTGCCCGCCGCCCTGGAGAAGGCCGAGCGGTCCGTCAAGGCGGAGTTCGAAGAGGTCAAGGAGCTCGGCGGGCTGTACGTGCTGGGCACGGAGCGGCACGAGTCGCGCCGTATCGACAACCAGCTGCGCGGTCGTTCCGGCCGTCAGGGCGACCCCGGCGAGTCCCGGTTCTACCTGTCGCTGGGCGACGACCTGATGCGTCTGTTCAAGGCCCAGATGGTCGAGCGCGTGATGTCCATGGCCAACGTGCCGGACGACGTGCCGATCGAGAACAAGATGGTGACGCGCGCGATCGCGTCGGCCCAGTCGCAGGTCGAGCAGCAGAACTTCGAGACGCGTAAGAACGTCCTCAAGTACGACGAGGTCCTGAACCGGCAGCGCGAGGTCATCTACGGCGAGCGGCGGCGCGTCCTGGAGGGCGAGGATCTGCAGGAGCAGATCACGCACTTCATGGACGACACCATCGACGCGTACATCTCCGCGGAGACCGCGGAGGGCTTCGCCGAGGAGTGGGACCTCGACCGGCTGTGGGGCGCGTTCAAGCAGCTCTACCCCGTCAAGGTCACCGTGGAGGAGCTCGAGGAGGACGCGGGCGACCGCGCGGGCCTCACCGCCGAGTTCATCTCCGAGTCCATCAAGGAAGACATCCACGAGCAGTACGAGGCTCGTGAGGCGCAGCTCGGCTCCGACATCATGCGTGAGCTGGAGCGGCGTGTCGTTCTCTCGGTTCTCGACCGCAAGTGGCGCGAGCACCTGTACGAGATGGACTACCTCCAGGAGGGCATCGGCCTCCGTGCCATGGCGCAGAAGGACCCGCTGGTCGAGTACCAGCGCGAGGGCTTCGACATGTTCAACGCCATGATGGAAGGCATCAAGGAGGAGTCCGTCGGCTACCTGTTCAACCTGGAGGTCCAGGTCGAGCAGCAGGTCGAGGAAGTCCCCGTCGACGACGCGGCTCCCTCGCTGTCGAAGGGTGGCGTGCAGGACGCGGTTCCCGCGGGGGCAGGTGCGGGGTCCGGTGGCTCTCGGCCGGAGATCCACGCCAAGGGGCTCGAGGCTCCTCAGCGGCCCGACCGACTGCACTTCCAGGCGCCGAACGCCGAGGGCGGCGTCGACGAGGGCGACTTCGTCACGGACGGCTCCGAGGTCCGGTCCGAGTCGGACGGGATGACTCGGGCGGAGCGGCGCAAGGCTCAGAAGGGTGGGCGGCGCCGTAAGAAGTAG
- a CDS encoding response regulator — MADSFGPMRHEGAGDGTGIGTDAGAPRKEPIRVLVVDDHALFRRGLEIVLAAEEDIQVVGEAGDGAEAVDKAADLLPDIVLMDVRMPKRGGIEACTSIKEVAPSAKIIMLTISDEEADLYDAIKAGATGYLLKEISTDEVATAIRAVADGQSQISPSMASKLLTEFKSMIQRTDERRLVPAPRLTDRELEVLKLVATGMNNRDIAKELFISENTVKNHVRNILEKLQLHSRMEAVVYAMREKILEIR; from the coding sequence ATGGCGGACAGCTTCGGACCGATGCGTCACGAGGGGGCCGGGGACGGCACCGGCATCGGCACGGACGCGGGCGCCCCACGCAAGGAGCCCATCAGGGTCCTTGTGGTGGATGACCACGCCCTCTTCCGCCGGGGCCTGGAGATCGTTCTCGCCGCCGAGGAGGACATCCAGGTCGTCGGAGAGGCCGGCGACGGCGCTGAGGCGGTGGACAAGGCGGCGGATCTGCTGCCCGACATCGTGCTCATGGACGTACGCATGCCGAAGCGCGGCGGCATCGAGGCGTGCACCTCCATCAAGGAGGTGGCGCCCAGCGCGAAGATCATCATGTTGACGATCAGCGACGAGGAAGCCGACCTGTACGACGCCATCAAGGCGGGGGCCACCGGCTATCTCCTCAAGGAGATCTCCACGGACGAGGTGGCCACGGCGATCCGCGCGGTGGCCGACGGGCAATCGCAGATCAGCCCCTCGATGGCGTCCAAGCTGCTCACCGAGTTCAAGTCGATGATCCAGCGCACGGACGAGCGGCGGCTCGTCCCCGCGCCCAGGCTGACCGACCGGGAGCTGGAAGTGCTGAAGCTCGTCGCCACCGGGATGAACAACCGGGACATCGCCAAGGAGTTGTTCATCTCCGAGAACACCGTGAAGAACCACGTGCGCAACATCCTGGAGAAGTTGCAGCTGCACTCCAGGATGGAGGCCGTGGTCTACGCGATGCGGGAGAAGATCCTCGAAATCAGGTGA
- a CDS encoding winged helix-turn-helix domain-containing protein produces MTSLPSPAIDLSADEARRIVLRAQGFLGAPDRRSGVRGVLRHLGAVQLDTISVLARSHELIPYARLGAVGRDTVEAAYWTETHAFEYWSHAACILPIEEWPHFAFRRRAYRTRPHWHHDLPSGAYDQVIKQLRAEGPLTATELGGAKNKGEWWDWSESKIAVERALMYGEVVCTERRSWKRVYDLAERAVPNALLHDDLDDAECLRRLVRLAGEALGVGTRADIADYHRLKGEQFDAVVAESGLVPVTVQGWDKPAWADPKALESTPRGRHRTTLLSPFDSLVWERARTERIFGFTHRLEAYVPKPKRIHGYFAMPLLAGGRLLGRVDPAREGSTLVARQVSLDSPKAIAPMAQALREAATWVGCDAVRVERVDRPELTADLVRALT; encoded by the coding sequence ATGACGAGCCTGCCGAGTCCCGCCATCGACCTCTCCGCCGACGAGGCCCGCCGGATCGTCCTGCGCGCGCAGGGCTTCCTGGGCGCACCCGACCGCAGGTCCGGCGTGCGGGGCGTGCTGCGCCACCTCGGCGCGGTCCAGCTCGACACGATCTCGGTCCTGGCCCGGTCCCACGAACTCATTCCGTACGCACGCCTGGGCGCCGTCGGCCGCGACACGGTCGAGGCGGCGTACTGGACGGAGACCCACGCCTTCGAGTACTGGTCGCACGCCGCGTGCATCCTCCCCATCGAGGAGTGGCCGCACTTCGCCTTCCGCCGCCGCGCCTACCGCACCCGCCCGCACTGGCACCACGACCTGCCCTCGGGGGCGTACGACCAGGTCATCAAGCAGCTGCGCGCCGAAGGGCCGCTCACCGCGACGGAGTTGGGCGGCGCGAAGAACAAGGGCGAGTGGTGGGACTGGTCCGAGTCGAAGATCGCCGTCGAGCGGGCGCTGATGTACGGCGAGGTGGTGTGCACCGAACGCCGCTCCTGGAAGCGGGTGTACGACCTGGCGGAGCGTGCCGTCCCGAACGCGCTGCTCCACGACGACCTGGACGACGCGGAGTGCCTGCGCCGCCTGGTCCGCCTCGCCGGGGAGGCGCTGGGGGTCGGCACGCGCGCGGACATCGCGGACTATCACCGCCTCAAGGGTGAGCAGTTCGACGCGGTGGTCGCCGAATCGGGCCTGGTGCCGGTGACGGTGCAGGGCTGGGACAAGCCCGCCTGGGCGGACCCGAAGGCCCTGGAGTCGACGCCGCGCGGCCGCCACCGCACGACGCTGCTCTCCCCCTTCGACTCGCTGGTCTGGGAGCGGGCGCGCACGGAGCGGATCTTCGGCTTCACCCACCGCCTTGAGGCGTACGTGCCCAAGCCCAAGCGCATCCACGGCTATTTCGCGATGCCGCTGCTCGCCGGCGGCAGGCTCCTCGGCCGGGTCGACCCGGCGCGCGAGGGCAGCACGCTGGTGGCCAGACAGGTGTCGCTGGACTCCCCGAAGGCGATCGCACCGATGGCGCAGGCACTGCGGGAGGCGGCGACCTGGGTGGGCTGCGACGCCGTACGGGTGGAGCGCGTCGACCGCCCCGAACTGACGGCCGACCTGGTCCGAGCCCTCACCTGA
- a CDS encoding ComF family protein, protein MRGWWQDLTDLVLPTECGGCGRPRTALCAECRAALGGAVARRVRPDPAPPGLPAVFAAVPYDDVGRSVLLSHKERGALGLAQPLGLALAGAVCAVLRGETRLPGDTGARSGVGGTQDGPQGRVMPVSLVPVPSSRAAVRARGHDPVRRIAFAAAGELRRAGVPARVLVVLRQRRAVADQSGLDSRQRQANLAGALEVTAGGGRLLGGGGRFVVVDDLMTTGASLAEAARALRALRMEGNTGAEAVRDPVTGVVRRPVLGCVNAIGAAVVAAPPDSFEINRN, encoded by the coding sequence ATGCGGGGGTGGTGGCAGGACCTCACCGACCTGGTGTTGCCGACCGAGTGCGGAGGTTGCGGAAGGCCTCGCACGGCACTGTGCGCCGAGTGCCGTGCAGCTCTGGGCGGGGCTGTGGCGCGCAGGGTGCGGCCGGATCCGGCGCCGCCGGGCCTTCCGGCGGTGTTCGCGGCCGTGCCGTACGACGACGTCGGCAGGTCCGTGCTGCTCTCGCACAAGGAACGCGGCGCTCTCGGGCTCGCCCAGCCGCTCGGCTTGGCACTGGCCGGAGCCGTGTGTGCCGTTCTGCGGGGCGAAACCCGCCTTCCGGGTGATACGGGGGCGCGAAGCGGGGTAGGCGGCACACAGGATGGCCCACAGGGGCGTGTGATGCCGGTGTCGCTCGTGCCTGTGCCCTCGTCGCGGGCCGCTGTGCGGGCCCGCGGGCACGACCCGGTGCGGCGGATCGCCTTCGCCGCGGCGGGTGAGCTGCGTCGGGCAGGTGTTCCGGCGCGGGTGCTCGTGGTGCTGCGTCAACGGCGTGCGGTGGCCGATCAGTCGGGGCTCGACTCCCGGCAGCGGCAGGCCAATCTGGCCGGCGCCCTGGAGGTGACCGCCGGCGGCGGACGGTTGCTGGGAGGTGGTGGCCGCTTCGTGGTCGTGGACGACCTGATGACCACCGGTGCCTCGCTGGCGGAGGCCGCCCGCGCATTACGTGCCCTACGCATGGAAGGGAACACGGGAGCGGAGGCCGTGCGGGACCCCGTAACGGGGGTCGTGCGAAGGCCCGTATTGGGTTGCGTTAACGCGATCGGTGCGGCCGTTGTCGCCGCACCACCGGATTCTTTCGAAATAAACCGGAACTGA
- a CDS encoding Rv3235 family protein, which produces MFAERLVLVLSGQRPMHWVARHIANTAFDELARLAELRPLCTDGHRPTIHRIGHYQPHPETYEVFARIATGPKLRALAFRLTLGADRKWRCTAVETSAPTPSRT; this is translated from the coding sequence ATCTTCGCGGAGCGCCTCGTCCTGGTCCTCAGCGGCCAGCGCCCGATGCACTGGGTGGCCCGCCACATCGCCAACACGGCGTTCGACGAGCTGGCGCGCCTGGCGGAGCTGAGGCCGCTCTGCACGGACGGCCACCGCCCCACGATCCACCGCATCGGCCACTACCAACCGCACCCCGAGACGTACGAGGTGTTCGCCCGCATCGCCACGGGCCCGAAACTCCGCGCGCTGGCGTTCCGCCTGACGCTGGGCGCGGACAGGAAATGGCGCTGCACAGCGGTAGAAACAAGCGCTCCCACACCTAGCCGCACGTGA